A DNA window from Ornithinimicrobium humiphilum contains the following coding sequences:
- a CDS encoding methyltransferase domain-containing protein, translating into MPDPSSGPHRRAWPLGSLVSGGAAPATVVDVGCGPGWWVHHLQSLGIDVLPPTCPLPWSNLLERTSLAPGSRWGPSWTSPCRPGSAEGVLCWYVLRHLPDGSVDSALEELVRILVPGGILLFGGHVGSTSHIKQEGYGGHPMRVQITLRPASLWEHKFRRLGLSSSRPTPLAQGGIVAPRAGQRPLTSRGANQEFHQDVEGLLRRSGRKRRLKAGHIGSRMASAIPRRARSCPRGSTTPSGPVSWACDSAPDWLCTRPAATMMAEEHPQEGALVAQFVVLIYSPDSAHSPGDTAATSTEIAECDQHAETPTNAASMTAAWAFTPRRMARSIRADGITVGPYYDTPHVVAGVYVLEAPDLDSALATAATNPVVSQVGGVEVRPVHSGSM; encoded by the coding sequence ATCCCGGACCCTTCTTCAGGCCCCCACCGGCGCGCCTGGCCGCTAGGGTCCCTCGTCAGCGGTGGAGCCGCGCCAGCCACAGTTGTGGATGTCGGCTGTGGGCCTGGCTGGTGGGTACATCACCTGCAGAGCCTCGGCATTGATGTCTTGCCGCCGACCTGTCCACTGCCCTGGTCGAACTTGCTCGAGCGAACGTCCCTAGCGCCAGGTTCGAGGTGGGGTCCATCGTGGACATCCCCATGTCGACCGGGCAGCGCCGAGGGTGTCCTCTGCTGGTACGTGCTGCGCCATCTCCCGGACGGCAGTGTCGACAGCGCCCTGGAAGAACTCGTGCGCATCCTCGTGCCCGGCGGCATCCTTCTCTTCGGCGGGCACGTCGGCAGCACCAGTCACATCAAGCAGGAGGGCTACGGCGGTCATCCCATGCGCGTGCAGATCACCCTGCGACCGGCATCACTGTGGGAGCACAAGTTTCGGCGGCTTGGTCTCTCATCATCGAGGCCCACACCGCTCGCGCAGGGCGGGATCGTGGCGCCGCGCGCTGGTCAGCGTCCACTGACCTCCCGTGGTGCGAACCAGGAGTTCCACCAGGACGTCGAGGGACTCCTCCGCCGATCGGGGCGCAAACGTCGCCTGAAGGCCGGCCATATCGGCTCGAGGATGGCGTCCGCCATCCCGCGGAGAGCGCGGTCCTGCCCACGCGGCTCAACGACACCATCGGGGCCCGTCTCCTGGGCCTGCGATAGCGCACCCGACTGGCTGTGCACCCGGCCTGCCGCGACGATGATGGCTGAAGAGCACCCGCAAGAAGGAGCACTCGTGGCCCAGTTCGTCGTCCTGATCTACAGCCCCGACTCGGCGCACTCCCCCGGAGACACGGCAGCCACATCGACAGAGATCGCTGAGTGCGACCAGCATGCCGAGACGCCCACGAACGCTGCGTCGATGACCGCGGCCTGGGCCTTCACACCTCGTCGTATGGCCAGGTCGATCCGCGCGGACGGCATCACCGTCGGGCCGTACTACGACACGCCGCACGTGGTCGCCGGGGTCTACGTGCTCGAAGCACCCGATCTCGACTCCGCCCTGGCGACCGCAGCCACCAACCCCGTCGTCAGCCAGGTAGGTGGCGTCGAGGTCCGCCCGGTCCACAGCGGGAGCATGTAG
- a CDS encoding DUF3885 domain-containing protein, whose product MTWPSGARLTGVADWVDTRWRWANQRLGAQGWKVQFTEPEDSERAKLLTRSWDLHWPDSEPLGWVLRQNWPDRWVRFHSLPGSKRYADTEDERAEILRRHRTVLADLHGSDAADLLVISTQWGIPAPNHAPFDPDGAWPWRIVLNPLDREAGPIYCWVQSEVDEQALNAILLNAADDKGQFVIADKGLSWLYCPYDGGADVLVGGPEERDSLRDRYSDWLSALESGL is encoded by the coding sequence ATGACGTGGCCGAGTGGAGCTCGGTTGACTGGGGTCGCGGATTGGGTTGACACTCGGTGGCGCTGGGCCAACCAGCGATTGGGAGCACAGGGGTGGAAGGTGCAATTCACGGAGCCCGAGGACAGCGAACGAGCGAAATTGTTGACGAGGTCCTGGGATCTTCATTGGCCTGACAGCGAGCCGTTGGGGTGGGTGTTGCGCCAGAACTGGCCCGACCGTTGGGTCCGCTTCCACAGCTTGCCCGGTTCGAAGCGCTACGCCGACACCGAGGACGAGAGGGCTGAGATCCTGCGCCGTCATCGGACCGTCCTCGCCGACCTGCACGGGTCCGACGCGGCAGATTTGCTGGTCATCAGCACCCAATGGGGGATCCCAGCGCCGAACCACGCACCGTTCGACCCCGACGGTGCGTGGCCGTGGAGGATCGTGCTGAACCCGCTGGACCGCGAGGCCGGGCCCATCTACTGCTGGGTGCAGTCCGAGGTGGACGAGCAGGCGCTCAACGCGATTCTGCTGAACGCCGCCGACGACAAGGGCCAGTTCGTCATCGCCGATAAGGGGCTGTCCTGGCTCTACTGCCCCTACGACGGCGGCGCGGACGTGCTCGTGGGGGGACCGGAGGAACGCGACTCGTTGCGCGACCGCTACTCCGACTGGCTCTCCGCGCTCGAGAGCGGCCTCTAG
- a CDS encoding helix-turn-helix domain-containing protein, producing MGSVGDDDVLRRVGPRLRQLRLEREATLSDLAEETGISISTLSRLESGQRRPTLELLLPLARAYRVALDELVDAPETGDPRIRSKPIVRHGRTFISLTRRSGGLQSFKIVMPVDDDRSPTLQTHEGYEWLYVLSGRVRLLLGNRDLALEAGEVVEFDTRTPHWVGNPGPAPAEVLAIFGPQGERMHVRS from the coding sequence ATGGGGAGTGTGGGAGATGACGACGTGCTCCGCCGTGTCGGTCCGCGACTGCGCCAGCTCCGCCTCGAGCGCGAGGCGACGCTCAGCGACCTGGCCGAGGAGACGGGGATCTCGATCAGCACGTTGTCGCGGCTGGAGTCGGGTCAGCGCAGGCCGACGCTGGAGCTGCTGCTGCCGCTGGCGCGTGCCTACCGGGTGGCCCTGGACGAGCTCGTCGACGCGCCCGAGACCGGGGATCCGCGGATCCGCTCGAAGCCGATCGTCCGTCACGGGCGCACCTTCATCTCCTTGACCCGGCGATCCGGCGGGCTCCAGTCGTTCAAGATCGTCATGCCGGTCGACGACGACCGGTCGCCGACGCTGCAGACCCACGAGGGCTACGAGTGGCTCTACGTGCTCAGTGGCAGGGTGCGTCTCCTCCTCGGCAACCGGGACCTCGCTCTCGAGGCGGGGGAGGTCGTCGAGTTCGACACCCGCACCCCGCACTGGGTCGGCAACCCGGGCCCGGCCCCGGCCGAGGTGCTGGCCATCTTCGGCCCCCAGGGCGAACGGATGCACGTCCGCTCCTGA
- a CDS encoding HIT family protein: MSPSAPPACSFCDISNHRGEASVAVSDELTVAFMDAYPVAPGHVLIVPRRHVPSLDDLSPVEGAALWRMTRLIARRVKAKHAPAVNLHLSDGAEAEQDVSHVHMHVVPRQGDDAVVIELPGTRVSRDELDRVAASLAED, from the coding sequence ATGTCTCCGAGTGCGCCGCCTGCATGTTCGTTCTGCGACATTTCGAACCACCGTGGGGAGGCGAGTGTCGCCGTGAGCGACGAGCTGACTGTGGCTTTCATGGACGCATACCCCGTTGCCCCTGGGCACGTGCTCATCGTGCCCCGCCGACATGTTCCCTCTTTGGATGACCTCAGCCCTGTCGAGGGCGCCGCCCTGTGGAGAATGACGCGGTTGATCGCGCGGAGAGTTAAGGCAAAGCACGCACCAGCGGTGAATCTGCACCTGTCCGATGGTGCAGAGGCCGAGCAGGATGTTTCTCACGTCCACATGCACGTTGTTCCACGGCAGGGCGATGACGCTGTCGTGATCGAGTTGCCGGGTACGCGCGTAAGCCGGGACGAGCTCGACCGCGTCGCGGCCTCGCTTGCCGAGGACTGA
- a CDS encoding GNAT family N-acetyltransferase yields the protein MTSLRSIGGGVARPDDDPQSRKARRRSCSFDSWGHDLTLLESKVVLRELGAADADAIAGWSRDEDFCRAAGWRIQPVEQHREFQRRLIADSPTDLLRLAAVQDGRLVGYVDLHGNDPHRRELGFLVGPREIWGQGLGMAVATVGIRYGFQVLGLKEICAEALEANRASIRILQRVGMTETGWGDMDTHLGRASRYRQFAIAAE from the coding sequence GTGACAAGCCTGCGGTCGATTGGTGGGGGCGTGGCGCGCCCCGACGATGATCCCCAAAGTCGGAAAGCGAGACGTCGCTCATGTTCTTTCGATTCATGGGGGCATGACTTGACGCTCCTTGAGTCGAAGGTGGTACTCCGTGAGCTGGGCGCGGCGGACGCAGACGCGATCGCCGGCTGGTCTCGGGACGAGGACTTCTGTCGAGCGGCCGGCTGGAGAATCCAACCGGTGGAACAGCACCGAGAGTTCCAGCGCCGCCTGATCGCGGATTCACCTACTGACCTGCTGCGACTGGCCGCCGTCCAGGACGGGCGCCTGGTGGGCTACGTCGACCTCCACGGCAACGACCCGCACCGCCGCGAACTAGGTTTTCTAGTCGGACCTCGCGAAATCTGGGGCCAGGGACTGGGCATGGCGGTTGCCACCGTGGGGATCAGATACGGGTTCCAGGTGCTCGGGCTCAAGGAGATCTGTGCGGAAGCGCTGGAGGCGAACCGCGCCTCGATTCGCATCCTTCAAAGAGTAGGCATGACGGAGACTGGCTGGGGCGACATGGACACTCACCTCGGCCGCGCCAGCCGTTACCGCCAGTTCGCCATCGCTGCGGAGTAA
- a CDS encoding AAA family ATPase, whose protein sequence is MDRHGASTARPTLFLTVGLPGTGRTTAARELEQEHRALRLTKDEWVKALYGDENLREAGEVIEGRLIEIALRGLELGVDVIIDFGLGSRHERSALRQAAADRGAAVEMHYFELEPAEQRRRLDQRQDEAPRMSWMMSNGDLASWAAMMQVPTAAELDGTEPIDAPPIGFTSWDEWRRHRWPPSLARGRRGGAGRGDRCTRDAP, encoded by the coding sequence ATGGACAGGCACGGGGCCTCGACCGCCCGCCCAACCCTCTTCCTGACCGTGGGCCTGCCAGGGACGGGGAGGACCACGGCGGCCAGGGAGCTGGAGCAGGAGCATCGGGCCCTGCGGCTCACCAAGGACGAGTGGGTGAAGGCGCTCTACGGAGATGAGAACCTGCGCGAGGCCGGGGAGGTCATCGAGGGGAGGCTGATCGAGATCGCCCTGCGCGGGCTGGAGCTCGGGGTCGACGTGATCATCGACTTCGGCTTGGGGAGCCGCCACGAGCGCTCCGCCCTGCGGCAGGCGGCCGCCGACCGCGGTGCGGCAGTCGAAATGCACTACTTCGAGCTCGAGCCGGCCGAGCAACGGAGGCGGTTGGACCAACGGCAGGACGAAGCGCCCCGGATGAGCTGGATGATGTCGAACGGTGACCTGGCGTCGTGGGCGGCCATGATGCAGGTCCCCACGGCGGCTGAGCTCGACGGCACCGAACCGATCGACGCGCCGCCCATCGGCTTCACGAGCTGGGACGAGTGGCGTCGGCACCGGTGGCCACCGTCGCTCGCGAGAGGGCGACGTGGTGGGGCGGGCCGAGGTGATCGCTGCACACGCGATGCTCCGTGA
- a CDS encoding aminotransferase class IV gives MADGSAQVRVWVDGRIVGDEPAFSALDHGITVGDGVFETGKVVDGVLFAASRHHARMERSLAGLGLPALDRERLQEGIDAVLALGPLPFGRLRYTVTAGPGPLGSDRTPGRATYLVTASEVPHPPTETSVAVVPWARNEVGALAGLKTTSYADNVVALAAAKRAGAAEALLPNTTGALCEGTGSNVFVVVDGVVLTPSLASGPLAGVTRELTIEWLRDEGVDVVEDVLPMTILDDADEVWITSSVRDVCAVTRIEVSGPATLGTGVTLPAPTVTPRVVGDGPGPMARFAQDVFARRSAADMDP, from the coding sequence ATGGCAGACGGCAGTGCGCAGGTGCGGGTGTGGGTCGACGGCCGGATCGTGGGCGACGAGCCCGCCTTCTCCGCCCTCGACCACGGCATCACGGTCGGTGACGGCGTCTTCGAGACCGGCAAGGTCGTCGACGGCGTGCTCTTCGCCGCCTCCCGCCACCACGCCCGGATGGAGCGCTCCCTCGCCGGGCTCGGGCTCCCGGCCCTCGACCGGGAGCGCCTGCAGGAGGGGATCGACGCCGTCCTCGCCCTGGGGCCGCTGCCCTTCGGTCGGCTGCGCTACACCGTCACGGCCGGCCCCGGGCCGCTGGGGAGCGACCGCACGCCCGGGCGTGCGACATACCTCGTCACCGCCTCGGAGGTGCCGCACCCGCCCACGGAGACCTCGGTCGCCGTCGTGCCGTGGGCCCGTAACGAGGTGGGTGCCCTCGCCGGGCTGAAGACCACCTCCTACGCCGACAACGTCGTGGCCCTCGCCGCGGCGAAGCGCGCCGGGGCCGCCGAGGCGCTGCTGCCCAACACGACCGGTGCGCTGTGCGAGGGGACGGGCTCCAACGTCTTCGTGGTCGTCGACGGGGTGGTGCTGACCCCGTCGCTGGCGAGCGGACCGCTGGCCGGCGTGACCCGTGAGCTGACGATCGAGTGGCTGCGCGACGAGGGGGTGGACGTCGTCGAGGACGTGCTGCCGATGACGATCCTCGACGACGCCGACGAGGTGTGGATCACCTCGAGCGTGCGCGACGTCTGCGCGGTGACCCGCATCGAGGTCTCCGGGCCGGCGACGCTCGGCACCGGCGTCACCCTTCCCGCGCCGACCGTGACCCCGCGCGTCGTCGGGGACGGCCCCGGGCCGATGGCCCGCTTCGCCCAGGACGTCTTCGCCCGTCGCAGCGCCGCCGACATGGACCCCTGA
- a CDS encoding antitoxin MazE-like protein, which yields MNPFRRTFVTCNVVGMTVKHRVSEYRRRMRARGLRPVQIWVPDVRSERFALEAERQAALVARADEQSDDQEFVEAVTSPWDEE from the coding sequence ATGAACCCCTTCCGCCGCACCTTCGTTACATGTAACGTGGTGGGTATGACGGTAAAGCATCGAGTCAGCGAGTACCGGCGCAGGATGCGCGCACGCGGCCTTCGACCTGTGCAGATCTGGGTGCCGGACGTGCGTAGCGAGCGCTTTGCACTGGAAGCGGAACGTCAGGCGGCCCTGGTCGCCAGGGCGGACGAGCAGTCCGATGACCAGGAGTTCGTCGAAGCCGTCACCTCCCCCTGGGACGAGGAGTGA
- a CDS encoding amino acid-binding protein: MTDHPARPAPTADLHCELCGHLPHPAKSRLTFANVAAILPIELAVHAVVLRSDLPYLGKVVLLTVLATVLVVWVTEPSIMRLLQAWLHAPQLLHRRRLESADKLWRLRTRISDEPGALQALAERLEALNANILDLQVHPVAGGALDELTVATSDEVNAEDLVDAATAAGGVDTLVWPTTALALADGQTKALNLSIRVAADPSELAWAVAELLGAEIVTTSITTPGPGPLPLEEATMLKIPSPWQGAFVFSRPGVPFTPAESARAHRLAELAEQAHLSTLRLRSTSSPRSTSRRTSAGLQ, translated from the coding sequence ATGACCGATCACCCGGCTCGACCCGCGCCCACCGCAGATCTCCACTGTGAACTGTGCGGCCACCTCCCCCATCCGGCCAAGTCCCGGCTCACCTTCGCGAACGTAGCTGCAATCCTCCCCATCGAACTGGCCGTGCACGCCGTCGTGCTCCGCAGCGATCTTCCGTACCTGGGCAAGGTCGTCCTGCTGACGGTTCTAGCGACCGTCCTGGTCGTATGGGTGACCGAACCGTCAATCATGCGCCTCCTGCAAGCGTGGTTGCACGCGCCCCAGCTCCTCCATCGACGCCGCCTCGAGTCGGCCGACAAACTCTGGCGGCTAAGGACCCGGATCAGCGACGAGCCCGGCGCACTGCAGGCACTGGCGGAGCGACTGGAAGCGCTCAACGCGAACATCCTCGACCTACAGGTGCACCCTGTCGCTGGCGGCGCCTTGGATGAGCTGACCGTCGCAACCTCGGACGAGGTCAACGCCGAGGACCTCGTCGACGCAGCAACCGCCGCCGGTGGCGTCGACACCCTCGTGTGGCCGACCACTGCTCTCGCGCTGGCCGATGGCCAGACCAAGGCCCTCAACCTGTCAATCAGAGTTGCTGCGGATCCCTCGGAGCTGGCATGGGCAGTGGCCGAGCTGCTGGGAGCCGAGATAGTCACCACCTCGATCACGACACCTGGACCTGGCCCCCTGCCGCTGGAGGAGGCAACGATGCTCAAGATTCCTTCACCGTGGCAAGGCGCGTTCGTCTTCTCTCGGCCGGGAGTACCGTTCACCCCGGCAGAGTCGGCCCGGGCGCACCGCCTTGCCGAGCTCGCGGAGCAAGCGCACTTGTCGACCCTGCGTCTTCGGTCCACCTCCTCCCCGCGGTCAACATCACGCAGAACTAGTGCGGGACTTCAGTAG
- a CDS encoding DMP19 family protein: protein MSHANAIWNRALEYGVDLTRPGDRHLRTAVTFDGSAENGGLLSAVESHLEDEEFPLAHVVSGLQYFGLTRTAALVVDARDRLRDANDSVLEELELTLDPRYPVDGEDLSGALEDKLATDPEDFAPLG from the coding sequence ATGAGTCATGCAAATGCGATCTGGAACCGGGCCCTGGAGTACGGCGTCGACCTGACCCGACCCGGAGATCGGCACCTGCGTACCGCGGTCACGTTCGACGGTAGCGCCGAGAACGGGGGACTCCTCTCGGCGGTCGAGTCTCACCTCGAAGATGAAGAATTCCCGTTGGCCCATGTCGTCAGCGGGTTACAGTACTTTGGTCTGACGCGGACTGCTGCCCTTGTTGTCGACGCGCGTGACCGCCTCCGTGATGCGAACGACTCCGTGCTTGAGGAGCTGGAGCTAACTCTGGATCCGCGGTACCCCGTCGACGGCGAAGACCTGTCCGGGGCGCTCGAGGACAAGTTGGCCACCGATCCAGAGGACTTCGCTCCTCTCGGGTGA
- the arr gene encoding NAD(+)--rifampin ADP-ribosyltransferase — translation MIRDPAPEPRPAEDPGPFFHGTRADLHPSDLLTPGWGTNYGSGKRSRHVYLTASEHGAPLAAAIAQGDGPPRVYRVEPLGPIYDDPNVTDKKFPGNPTRSYRTTEPVRVVEEVSGFPLPDPEVVERIRRNAAELKELGIEAMDD, via the coding sequence ATGATCCGCGACCCCGCACCGGAGCCCAGGCCTGCCGAGGACCCGGGGCCCTTCTTCCACGGCACACGGGCCGACCTGCACCCGAGCGACCTGCTCACGCCGGGGTGGGGCACCAACTACGGCTCGGGCAAGCGGTCGCGGCACGTCTACCTCACGGCGTCCGAGCACGGCGCCCCGCTCGCGGCGGCGATCGCGCAGGGGGACGGCCCGCCGCGGGTCTACCGGGTCGAGCCGCTCGGCCCGATCTACGACGACCCCAACGTCACGGACAAGAAGTTCCCCGGCAACCCCACGCGCTCCTACCGCACCACCGAGCCGGTGCGGGTCGTCGAGGAGGTCAGCGGGTTCCCGCTCCCCGACCCCGAGGTCGTCGAACGCATCCGCCGGAACGCCGCCGAGCTCAAGGAGCTGGGCATCGAGGCGATGGACGACTGA
- a CDS encoding tyrosine-type recombinase/integrase — translation MNNFQITAALVPISTDDPSVTALRQAMAAHLARYTGQTRTHTESDLRAFLAWCTARHLDPLAAHRVHVELYVRWMQENRRYKPSTISRRLSVVIGFYRTAVIDGVLTASPADHVRRPHVPPESPTLGLSHLQFEAMLQAARASVNINDFALVTMLGLLGLRIFEACGANIQDLREEHGHRVLKVRGKGGKVVLTPRPPAVQRAIERAVDLREEGPILRNQQGGRMDRHAATRRLHHLADDAGINLPRMHPHMLRHTFVTTMLDAGVDLRDVQIAARHADPRTTMRYDRARKNLDRHPNYILAAYMASGT, via the coding sequence ATGAACAACTTCCAGATCACCGCCGCCCTCGTCCCAATATCGACCGATGACCCCTCCGTTACTGCGCTACGCCAGGCGATGGCCGCGCACCTTGCCCGTTACACCGGGCAGACGCGCACCCACACCGAATCAGACCTGCGCGCCTTCCTGGCCTGGTGCACCGCACGACACCTCGACCCGCTCGCCGCCCACCGGGTGCACGTCGAGCTGTACGTGCGGTGGATGCAGGAGAACCGCCGATACAAGCCGTCCACGATCTCGCGGCGGCTGTCGGTGGTGATCGGCTTCTACCGCACGGCCGTCATCGACGGTGTCCTGACCGCCTCCCCGGCAGACCACGTCCGCCGCCCGCACGTTCCACCCGAATCACCCACCCTCGGCCTGTCCCACCTGCAGTTCGAGGCGATGCTGCAGGCGGCGCGGGCCAGCGTCAACATCAACGACTTCGCCCTGGTCACCATGCTCGGCCTTCTCGGACTACGGATCTTCGAGGCGTGCGGCGCGAACATCCAGGACCTGCGCGAGGAGCACGGCCACCGGGTGCTGAAGGTCCGTGGCAAGGGCGGCAAGGTCGTCCTGACACCACGGCCGCCGGCGGTGCAGCGCGCGATCGAACGCGCCGTCGACCTCCGTGAGGAAGGGCCGATCCTGCGGAACCAGCAGGGAGGTCGGATGGACCGGCATGCCGCGACCCGTCGCCTGCACCACCTGGCCGACGACGCCGGGATCAACCTTCCCCGGATGCACCCGCACATGCTTCGGCACACCTTCGTCACCACCATGCTCGACGCCGGCGTCGACCTGCGCGACGTCCAGATCGCCGCCCGGCACGCCGATCCCCGCACCACCATGCGCTACGACCGAGCACGCAAGAACCTCGACCGTCACCCCAACTACATTCTCGCCGCTTACATGGCCTCCGGCACCTAA
- a CDS encoding NAD(P)/FAD-dependent oxidoreductase encodes MSEDKAYDVVVVGGGVAGLSGAMALCRSRRSVLVIDAGEPRNAAAGGAHNYLGREGVNPSELLEIGRDEVATYGVDVLDDRVLDLSGELDSFVVTTAGGSRVTARRILVTGGVVDELPDVPGLADRWGRDVLHCPYCHGWEVRDQRIAVLGSTPMSSHQGLLFRQLSDDVVLVVHDGVEMPEAELEKMRAIGVRIVTGTPQEVITQGDALVGLRLADGSVLERDAIVVASQPHARADFLAPLGIEPEPFEVNGLTFGSVVRVDPNGATARPGVFAAGNATDISMTLMASAAHGNHVGAWINADLAAADAARAVADHRARRLERPR; translated from the coding sequence ATGAGCGAGGACAAGGCGTATGACGTCGTGGTGGTCGGTGGTGGTGTCGCCGGTCTCAGCGGTGCGATGGCTCTGTGTCGGTCACGGCGTTCGGTGCTGGTCATCGACGCCGGCGAACCCCGGAATGCCGCCGCCGGCGGTGCCCACAACTACCTGGGTCGCGAAGGCGTCAACCCGTCGGAACTTCTCGAGATCGGTCGGGACGAGGTGGCGACCTACGGCGTCGACGTGCTCGACGACCGCGTGCTCGACCTGAGCGGCGAGCTGGACTCCTTCGTGGTCACCACGGCCGGTGGGAGCCGGGTCACCGCCCGTCGCATCCTCGTCACCGGCGGCGTCGTCGACGAGCTGCCCGACGTCCCCGGCCTCGCCGATCGATGGGGCCGTGACGTCCTGCACTGTCCCTACTGCCACGGGTGGGAGGTGCGAGACCAGAGGATCGCCGTGCTCGGTTCCACGCCGATGTCGAGCCACCAGGGCCTGCTGTTCCGCCAGCTCTCCGACGACGTGGTCCTGGTCGTGCACGACGGGGTCGAGATGCCGGAGGCCGAGCTGGAGAAGATGAGGGCCATCGGCGTGCGCATCGTGACAGGCACCCCGCAGGAGGTCATCACCCAGGGGGACGCGCTCGTCGGGCTGCGTCTTGCCGACGGGTCCGTCCTCGAGCGGGACGCCATCGTGGTCGCGTCGCAGCCGCACGCCCGTGCGGACTTCCTCGCCCCGCTCGGCATCGAGCCCGAGCCGTTCGAGGTGAATGGTCTGACGTTCGGGTCGGTCGTCCGGGTCGACCCCAACGGCGCCACGGCCAGGCCTGGCGTCTTCGCGGCCGGCAACGCCACGGACATCTCCATGACCCTCATGGCCTCGGCCGCCCACGGCAATCACGTGGGCGCCTGGATCAACGCCGACCTCGCCGCCGCGGACGCCGCCCGCGCCGTCGCCGATCACCGTGCCCGGCGCCTGGAGCGCCCGCGCTGA
- a CDS encoding nucleotidyltransferase domain-containing protein translates to MELSSQMTAAEVVQIVAWLDANGVVYQVNGGWGVDALVGRQTRPHQDLDVFIDEDQEAEFMAWLTSRGYRVTEDWRPVRVQLSSPSGQVDVHAMRLDPAGNGVQEGLDGEVYLHPSEQRVTGFIDGQAVVVASAERARELRSGYPPRAVDLHDLAVLDEL, encoded by the coding sequence ATGGAGCTCTCCTCCCAGATGACCGCCGCCGAGGTGGTGCAGATCGTCGCCTGGCTTGACGCCAATGGTGTGGTCTATCAGGTCAACGGCGGATGGGGTGTCGATGCGCTGGTGGGACGACAGACTCGCCCCCATCAAGATCTCGACGTGTTCATCGACGAAGATCAGGAGGCCGAGTTCATGGCCTGGCTCACCTCCCGCGGCTATCGGGTCACCGAGGATTGGCGACCAGTCCGCGTGCAGCTATCGAGTCCCTCAGGGCAAGTAGACGTCCACGCAATGCGCTTGGACCCGGCCGGCAACGGGGTTCAGGAAGGTCTGGACGGCGAGGTGTACCTCCACCCTTCTGAGCAGAGAGTCACGGGCTTCATAGACGGCCAAGCGGTCGTCGTGGCCAGCGCGGAGCGAGCCCGAGAGCTTCGAAGTGGCTATCCCCCGCGCGCCGTGGACCTCCACGACCTCGCTGTCCTCGACGAACTGTAG
- a CDS encoding GNAT family N-acetyltransferase encodes MLSITRADFDDPQLPAFLQGHLDELAPTAPAESRHALDLGQLQGPDVRLWVARVDEVLVGTGALARVEDGHEELKSMRTDPRRRGQGIAARMLSHLLTDAQARGIRRVSLETGSMGFFAPARALYRKAGFTDCSPFGTYREDPHSVFLTKEL; translated from the coding sequence GTGCTGAGCATCACCCGCGCCGACTTCGACGACCCGCAGCTGCCCGCCTTCCTCCAGGGTCACCTGGACGAGCTGGCGCCGACCGCACCTGCGGAGAGCCGCCACGCCCTCGACCTCGGTCAGCTGCAGGGGCCCGACGTCCGGCTCTGGGTCGCGCGCGTTGACGAAGTCCTCGTCGGCACCGGCGCGCTCGCCCGTGTGGAGGACGGGCACGAGGAGCTGAAGAGCATGCGGACCGATCCCCGGCGGCGCGGGCAGGGCATCGCCGCGCGGATGCTCTCCCACCTGCTGACCGATGCTCAGGCCCGCGGCATCCGTCGCGTCTCCCTCGAGACCGGCAGCATGGGCTTCTTCGCACCGGCTCGGGCGCTCTACCGAAAGGCCGGTTTCACCGACTGCTCTCCCTTCGGGACCTACCGCGAGGACCCCCACAGCGTCTTCCTGACCAAGGAGCTCTGA
- a CDS encoding type II toxin-antitoxin system PemK/MazF family toxin, with the protein MRRGELWTVAGGVYASKPRPALIVQDDLFEGTASVTVAPLTTTLVDAPLLRVRVAADDLTGLQHDSQVMIDKVTTVRRENVGTRVGRLAPESLVEVERALMAFLGLAR; encoded by the coding sequence GTGAGGCGCGGCGAGCTGTGGACCGTCGCCGGGGGTGTCTACGCCTCCAAGCCGAGGCCCGCGCTGATCGTGCAGGACGACCTCTTCGAGGGCACTGCCTCGGTGACCGTGGCGCCCCTGACGACGACCCTGGTCGACGCCCCTCTGCTTCGCGTACGCGTCGCCGCCGATGATCTCACCGGTCTTCAGCACGACAGCCAGGTCATGATCGACAAGGTCACCACAGTCCGCCGCGAGAACGTCGGTACGCGCGTTGGCCGCCTGGCGCCTGAGAGTCTCGTGGAGGTCGAGCGCGCCCTGATGGCTTTCCTCGGCCTGGCTAGGTAG